One Gelria sp. Kuro-4 DNA segment encodes these proteins:
- a CDS encoding FGGY-family carbohydrate kinase, which yields MAEYLLGFDAGTSGSKGVIITRDGAVVAAAAAEHGVDVPRPAWAEQDPEAVYWGDFKKIVKKMLADSRVSPQEIAGIGVSGLTPDMAPVDHEGRAVRPCIIYMDRRATAECGWAKEHLGEDKIFAVSGNAVDPYFAGYKMMWYARNERENYERTWKMLNSHAYIIFKLTGEAVIDYGVAGLTAPLFDIKNLKWSEEMCAACGIDPAKLPRPCPAHEVVGAVSEAAARETGLAMGTPVIAGGGVDASCSAFSVGMIEPGTSACMYGTTHCWQIALAEPKFDRRFINFPHIYPGAYVALAGLGTTGAVIRWFRDQFGQVEKETEAKVGASAYKIMDLEAQLIPPGSDGVVLVPYFMGERTPIWDPYARGMFFGLSLYHTRAHLYRAIMEGIGYGLEHHAEVARELGIMPERVVAVDGGASSPLFRQIVTDVMNVPQDYMAKVAGAPVADAFLAGLGVGFYRDFTEIKQWIELSDKNEPNPAATAVYRKLYGVYRRLYEKTVDEMHFIARLAEE from the coding sequence ATGGCTGAGTACCTTCTTGGTTTTGACGCGGGTACCTCTGGCAGCAAGGGCGTCATCATCACCCGGGACGGCGCGGTGGTGGCCGCGGCGGCGGCCGAGCACGGGGTGGACGTGCCGCGCCCGGCCTGGGCGGAACAGGACCCGGAGGCAGTTTACTGGGGTGACTTTAAGAAGATAGTGAAAAAGATGCTGGCCGACTCCCGGGTCTCTCCCCAGGAGATCGCCGGCATCGGCGTAAGTGGTCTCACCCCGGATATGGCCCCGGTAGACCACGAGGGCAGAGCGGTGCGGCCCTGCATCATCTACATGGACCGGCGCGCCACGGCCGAGTGCGGCTGGGCGAAAGAGCACCTGGGCGAAGACAAGATCTTCGCAGTGAGCGGCAACGCCGTCGACCCGTACTTCGCCGGCTACAAGATGATGTGGTATGCGCGCAACGAACGGGAAAACTACGAACGCACCTGGAAAATGCTGAACTCCCACGCCTACATCATCTTCAAGCTCACCGGCGAAGCGGTCATCGACTACGGTGTGGCAGGTCTCACGGCACCGCTCTTTGACATCAAGAACCTGAAGTGGTCCGAGGAGATGTGCGCGGCCTGCGGCATCGACCCGGCCAAGCTGCCGCGGCCCTGCCCGGCGCACGAGGTGGTCGGCGCGGTGAGCGAGGCGGCCGCCCGCGAGACGGGCCTCGCCATGGGCACGCCGGTTATCGCCGGCGGCGGGGTGGATGCCTCCTGCTCGGCCTTCAGCGTGGGCATGATCGAACCGGGTACCTCGGCCTGCATGTACGGCACCACCCACTGCTGGCAGATCGCCCTGGCCGAGCCCAAGTTTGACCGGCGCTTCATCAACTTCCCGCACATCTACCCCGGTGCTTACGTGGCTCTGGCCGGCCTGGGCACCACCGGGGCCGTCATTCGCTGGTTCCGCGACCAGTTCGGGCAGGTGGAAAAGGAGACCGAGGCCAAGGTAGGCGCGTCGGCCTATAAGATCATGGATCTGGAGGCGCAGCTTATCCCGCCCGGTTCCGACGGCGTGGTGCTCGTCCCGTACTTCATGGGCGAGCGCACCCCCATCTGGGACCCGTACGCCCGTGGCATGTTCTTCGGCCTCAGCCTCTACCACACCCGGGCGCACCTGTACCGGGCCATCATGGAGGGCATCGGTTACGGCCTGGAGCACCACGCCGAGGTGGCGCGCGAGCTCGGGATTATGCCGGAGCGCGTGGTGGCCGTGGACGGCGGCGCCTCGAGCCCGCTTTTTCGGCAGATCGTCACCGATGTCATGAACGTGCCCCAGGACTATATGGCCAAGGTGGCCGGGGCGCCGGTGGCAGATGCCTTCCTGGCCGGCCTGGGCGTGGGCTTCTATAGGGACTTCACCGAGATCAAGCAGTGGATCGAGCTCAGCGACAAGAACGAACCCAACCCGGCGGCGACGGCCGTCTACCGCAAGCTCTACGGCGTGTACCGGCGCCTCTACGAGAAGACGGTCGACGAGATGCACTTCATCGCCCGCCTGGCGGAGGAATAA
- a CDS encoding glycerol-3-phosphate responsive antiterminator: MDWLMLFARHPVIPSLWHDQEIEKLPPQAAVVLISRASLFDLPALVARLKHLERRVLVQVDLLEGYGKDRTVVEYLARGLKVDGIITPNAGLIEAARREKILAVQRMFLHDSAALEKGLRVVKGSRADFLELLPGPLVPEVLPLVHQEVSLPVMAAGFIRTVPQARAILAAGAVAVDTSCQALWWLTSADLNLRGGQDERQFPSYEGIRENTANTKSKKKFDPNGTGIRRQEK, encoded by the coding sequence ACGACCAGGAAATCGAGAAACTGCCGCCGCAGGCGGCGGTGGTGCTTATCTCCCGGGCTTCCCTCTTTGATCTGCCCGCCCTGGTGGCGCGGCTGAAGCACCTGGAGCGGCGCGTCCTGGTGCAGGTGGACCTCCTGGAAGGCTACGGCAAGGACAGGACGGTGGTAGAGTACCTGGCCCGGGGGCTGAAGGTCGACGGCATCATCACCCCCAATGCGGGGCTCATCGAAGCCGCCCGGCGGGAAAAAATCCTGGCCGTCCAGCGCATGTTCCTCCACGACAGCGCGGCTCTCGAGAAGGGCCTGCGGGTGGTGAAGGGGAGCCGGGCGGACTTCCTGGAGCTTTTGCCCGGCCCGCTGGTTCCCGAGGTGTTGCCGCTTGTTCATCAGGAAGTATCCCTGCCGGTTATGGCGGCCGGTTTCATCCGTACTGTGCCGCAGGCGCGCGCCATCCTGGCGGCGGGCGCGGTGGCGGTGGATACCAGCTGCCAGGCGCTGTGGTGGCTCACGTCCGCCGACCTGAACCTGAGGGGCGGCCAGGATGAAAGGCAATTTCCTAGTTATGAAGGAATTCGGGAAAACACGGCGAATACTAAGAGTAAGAAAAAGTTTGACCCGAATGGAACTGGAATAAGGCGCCAGGAAAAGTAG